From the genome of Actinomycetota bacterium, one region includes:
- a CDS encoding SigB/SigF/SigG family RNA polymerase sigma factor: protein MASSEEDRLIDEQRSDELFARLSKDPSARDELVLLHYPLVEYLAHRFAGRGEPVDDLVQVASIGLLKAIERFDTERGVKFSTYATPTIIGELKRHFRDKGWALRVPRRLQEIGLQLSRVVGELSQELGRSPTVPEIATRSDLSEDDVLEGMDAIHAHSIGSLDAPTDDEGQTSAARLGAEDETYELLEGWASVAPHLERLPERERQILYFRFFRGLTQSQIADKLGISQMHVSRILSRTLAALREAVGALEG from the coding sequence ATGGCAAGCTCCGAAGAAGATCGCCTCATCGACGAGCAGCGCTCCGACGAGTTGTTCGCCCGCTTGTCGAAGGATCCGTCGGCGCGCGACGAGCTCGTCTTGCTCCATTACCCCCTCGTCGAGTATCTCGCGCATCGTTTCGCCGGGAGGGGGGAGCCGGTGGACGATCTCGTCCAGGTGGCGAGCATCGGTCTGCTCAAGGCCATCGAACGATTCGATACCGAGCGTGGCGTGAAGTTCTCGACCTACGCGACGCCGACGATCATCGGCGAGCTCAAGCGTCACTTCCGGGACAAAGGTTGGGCGCTGCGGGTACCCCGAAGGCTTCAGGAGATCGGGCTTCAGCTCTCCCGCGTCGTCGGGGAGCTCTCGCAGGAATTGGGCCGTTCGCCGACCGTGCCCGAGATCGCGACGCGCTCCGATCTCAGCGAGGACGACGTGCTCGAGGGGATGGACGCCATCCACGCGCACTCGATCGGCTCCCTCGACGCGCCGACCGACGACGAGGGCCAGACGTCCGCGGCACGGCTCGGGGCGGAGGACGAAACCTACGAGCTGCTCGAGGGGTGGGCCAGCGTCGCTCCGCACCTGGAACGCCTCCCGGAGCGCGAGCGTCAGATCCTTTACTTCAGATTCTTCCGCGGGCTGACCCAGAGTCAGATCGCAGACAAGCTCGGGATATCCCAGATGCACGTCTCGCGCATCCTGTCCCGAACCCTTGCCGCGCTCCGGGAAGCCGTCGGCGCCCTGGAAGGCTGA